GGCGACGCCCACCGGGGACTCGTGCACGCCCGCGGCGACCAATCCGGTGATGTGCGCGATGTCCGCGAGGTGGTACGCCCCGACGGCGTCGGCGGTCGTCTGGACCCGCTCGAAATCGACTTCGCGGGGGTACGCGGAGTATCCCGAGACGATCACGTCCGGGTCGAACGACTCGGCTATCTCCCGAAGTCCCTCGTAGTCGACGTACCCCGTCTCCGGGTCGACCTCGTACTGCTCGACGTCGTACACCTGCCCGGCGAAGTTCGCCGGGTGGCCGTGACTCAGGTGGCCGCCGTGCGTGAGGTCGAGCGAGAGAATCTTGTCGCCCGGGTCGAGCATCGCCAGGTAGACGGCCATGTTCGCCTGCGACCCGGAGTGGGGTTGGACGTTCACGTGCTCGGCGCCCCAGAGCTCCTTCGCGCGGTCGATCGCCAACTGCTCGATTCCGTCGGCGACCTCGCAGCCACCGTAGTAGCGCTCGCCCGGATAGCCCTCGGCGTAGTTGTTGGTCAACTCGGAGCTCTGGGCCTCCATGACGGCTTCGGAGACGTGGTTCTCGCTGGCGATCATCGCCAGCGTGCCGTTCTGTCTGGCTCGTTCCTCTTCGAGCAGTTCGGCGGCGGTCGAATCCGTCTCGCGGACGGTGTCGTACGACATGCGTAGGTCTCCGAACCGCCGCCTAATAGTCTATCCGCAGACATGACCTGACGGACGGTCGACCGGTCGTGTTTGAAGCGCGCGAACGAGCGGACGACGCGTCCCCGGAGGTAGCTCGTCGACCCGCGGTGCGACGGCGCGAGACGGTTACCGCTCGAGACGTTCGAGCCGCCAGGACTCGAGGTCCGCCGTCTGGTTGAACGCGTAGATGTGGAGGCCGCGGA
The genomic region above belongs to Halogeometricum sp. S3BR5-2 and contains:
- the glyA gene encoding serine hydroxymethyltransferase translates to MSYDTVRETDSTAAELLEEERARQNGTLAMIASENHVSEAVMEAQSSELTNNYAEGYPGERYYGGCEVADGIEQLAIDRAKELWGAEHVNVQPHSGSQANMAVYLAMLDPGDKILSLDLTHGGHLSHGHPANFAGQVYDVEQYEVDPETGYVDYEGLREIAESFDPDVIVSGYSAYPREVDFERVQTTADAVGAYHLADIAHITGLVAAGVHESPVGVADFVTGSTHKTIRSGRGGIIMTSEEHADAVDKAVFPGTQGGPAMHNVAGKAVGFGEALDPGFETYAKQTVDNAQAFGERLQERGLSLVSGGTDNHLVLVDLRPSHPDTTGKEVESALEEAGIVLNANTVPGETRSAFNPSGIRAGTPALTTRGFDEDACREVAEIVAEIVESPTEDVVADVSDRVNDLAARHPLYD